Within Nematostella vectensis chromosome 1, jaNemVect1.1, whole genome shotgun sequence, the genomic segment CATGTACCATGTGTTGTATTACTAAGGAGGGAAGTTACTGTAATGTCAGATTGCAAAGCATCTAATCGCACTAGATAATAAGCAAGAATCAGACTTAACTGGTGGACAGATACAATGCTTTAAAACCCATTGCAAACAGACCTTTGGATTTTCAAATATAAGCGATTAATAAGATAGACTGGGAGTTGGGTGTTTCTTAAAATGTTAAAAGAAAATGCAACATTTAATCAATAACTAGATATATAATATTTGAGTATAGTGACCTATATAACATACATACCAAAGTCTTCTAACCTGGCTCAGGTGCTATCACATTTACTATAATATTCCACTTTTGTAAGGTTATACACTGCAGGTGCTGGTTTGACTGATCAAGCCAAGAATTCCATGTTTTAGTCTGAATctgctgtttttttaattgcatATTATAGCTTGCAGAAGAAGCAGGCTTTCCTGCTGGGGTCATCAACACCATTCCGTGTTCCAGGGACCGTGTCAATGAAGTGACAGACACTGTTCTCAAGAGTGACCTTGTTAGCAAGATGTCATTCACTGGTTCGACTGCCACAGGCAAAGTAAGTCAACATGGCTTTCATGTGTGTATACGGATTTATTGCTAACGGAATTATTGCTCCATCATTCGGTCTGTGATGGAATATGCTTCACCTGTGTGGAATGCACTTCCTGGGTACCTGGTGGGGATGATTAAGGGGGTACAAAAATGAGTCATTAAGATCATTTTCCCAGAACTCGACTACCTACTGGAGGTCGGGCCTCCAGTCCGCCAGTCTTACTTTTCTTACGGACTGTCATGCTTAATTTGTGAGAGGTTCATTGCGGGCTCCAAATTTGCAAGAGGTTCATTGCTGGCCCCAAATTTGCGAGAGGTTCATTGCTGGCCCCAAATTTGCGAGAGGTTCATTGCTGGCCCCAAATTTGTGAAAGGTTTATTGCTGGCTGGTTCATTGCTGGCCCCAAATTTGCGAGAGGTTCATGGCCCCAAATTTGCGAGAGGTTCGTTGCTGGCCCCAAATTTGTGAAAGGTTTATTGCTGGCTGGTTCATTGCTGGCCCCAAATTTGCGAGAGGTTCATTGCTGGCCCCAAATTTGCGAGATGTTCATTGCTGGCCCCAAATTTGTGAGAGGTTCATTGCTGGCCCCAAATTTGTGAGAGGTTCATTGCGGGCCCCAAATTTGCAAGAGGTTCATTGCTGGCCCCAAATTTGCAAGAGGTTCATTGCTGGCCGCAAATTTGCGAGAGGTTCATTGCTGGCCGCAAATTTGACAGAGGTTCATTGCTGGCCCCAAATTTGTGAGAGGTTCATTGCTGGCCCCAAATTTGCGAGAGGTTCATTGCTGGCCCCAAATTTGTGAGAGGTTCATTGCTGGCCCCAAAGAGCTTGAGCTTGCCTGCTTCTTTCTGGCAACATTGAATCACATGGTTACAGCCTCAGATCGAGCACTGATAGGATGGACTGGAGTCGAGCAAAAACTGAACGTTTCAGTACATTTGTAACAATGGGATATTGTAGCTGTGAGTTCACcatgttatatatatatattttgtccCTTAATTCAGCATTTATGCTGCAATAGCCTTGAAATAAACGATTAAAGGTTAAAGAGTATATAAGTCTGGCTTTTTTTCCTAAAGGAAGatgaataactaataataaagaCCAGGGGCTTTTGAAATCGGCTCATAGGCCATTTTACGCTTAGGGCCAATATGCCCTGGATTAATCAAACTTGTCCATATCATATTCAGTAATGCCCCTGGATGATGCCCACTGGGTGATGGTGTGCCCCCAAATATCTATTTGTACCACAGCATCATTGATTGATTGCCAATCTGTTGTTTATCAGATACTGATGGCAAAGTGTGTTGATACTGTGAAGAAGATGTCTTTGGAACTTGGAGGGAATGCTCCTTTCATTGTGTTTAATTCAGCAAACATTGAGAGTGCAGTCAAGGGGGCACTTATCTGTAAATACAGAAATACAGCCCAGGTGGGTGAGACTTCCTATTTTGGTATCcatataatttttattatttattgtttctGATACCATTCATTTCACTCATCATATTTTCCAGACATGCATTTGTGCAAATCGTATTATTGTGCAAGATGGGATCTATGATGAGTTCGCAAAGCGTTTCGCAGAAGCTGTTGACCAGCAGTTGAAAATCGGTAATGGAATGGATGCTGGGACAACTCAAGGGCCACTTATCAACAAAATGGCAGTGGAAAAGGTAATGCTATACTTTGACTATATCAACTTTTTAATTGGcatttaaataatttttaaatttaaaaatgtttcCAGTAATTCTATTTAATCTTTGCAACATCCTAACACAACAATAGCTACACTCTCATTGTCATAATAATCTACACTACCACCACAAAGTACAATGTGATAAACATTTTAAGTATCTAACCACAAGCTTTTATGTATGTTATGAATGTGCAGGTTGAACGCCATGTTGCCGATGCATTGTCCAAGGGTGCCAAGCTAATGCGAGGTGGCCATCGCCATCCACAGGGAGAGAACTTTTTTGAGCCAACAGTACTTACAGATGTCAGCCCAGATATGTTAGTCTGCAAAGAAGAGACTTTTGGCCCTTTGGCACCACTCGTCAGGTGACTATGGATGAGCTGCCTATTGCTGCGACTTGTAGAAAGTGTTTAATGGCACAGCTTTGGTGGCCAGAGGAATTTCTTAATGTCATTCTGTCTGATTCTAGATTCAAAACTGAGGCAGAAGCTGTTGCCATTGCTAACTCAACTCAAAGCGGGCTTGCAGGTACAGTTATTatccagggggagggggggcttaTGTAACCTGTATATGGGATGTAAAGGAAACCTGTGTGTTGAACCTAATAGTGTAAGGCATTACATATCTATATACTGACAATAAATTTAGTCACTTGTAAAGCACTTTGAAAAAGTCTGAGGATGTTAATTTGCATTATACAAATACTAAAAATTGGTGAATTTTAGGTTCCgtgcattttgtttttaaaattgtagTCTGGAGGCTCCCTTGAATGCCCCTCTATTGATCCTGTGGCATTTTACTTGTGGAAATGGCACATTGTTATCACTGTTATCCATTATCAGCCCAAACATTAGTACATTTCTGAGCAAAATCTTCAAGTTTGAGAAAGTGTtacttgttattatttatcacAGGCTACTTTTACTCTCAAGACCTGAGTCAAGTTTGGAGGGTTGCAGAAGCTCTAGAGGTGGGCCTAGTGGGTGTCAACGAGTCTATGATAAGTACTGAAGTTGCACCTTTTGGCGGGTGGAAGCAATCTGGACTTGGTATAGAGGGGTCTAGGTATGGGATACACGAATACCTGGAGACCAAGTACGTATGTATGGGAGGAATCCAAGAGCAGCCTTAGAGAGATTGACAGGTGACGTCCCTAAGATAGGTGATTTAAATTTAAGCAGATTGTTAAAGAGGGAAGGAGGGTGTTGTAGGAGTTTGCAATACTCTGCCCTTTTTGACTGATCAAGTAATCCAGGGTGTTGTAAAGAAGGGGGGCGTTGGGGTGCTATGTGGTGTAATTGCCCCACCTTGTAGTATACTCTGCCTTCTTGGATTAATGATTCATGTTtacttttgttttacttttaatactgtaACTACGATATACGATTTACGATTATACAAGTATATCAAGAGAGGTCCTATGATGCATGTCAACCTCTGCTTTCAAAGGATATGAAACTCAATATTAATGTCATCATCTGGTGTTGTGTATATCGTCTTGAAAGCTCCTTAGAATGTCTTGTACAATCTACTTCAATCTTAATAAATCTGTCCTGGAAAACAGTAGCTATAAATGACGCATTTTCTAAAAGTAGAGTTTGTTGAGCGTACTGTGTCTTTTGTATTTAATAAAATGGGATATCTGTTAAGGTTTGTTTTATAATAACCGGTCGTTTTTCGAGAAAAACGAGTTATATTTAACGGGTTGACTGGTGCTGTTCCGTTTAGCAGGAAGGCTAGTAGCATGGTACTTAAGGTGATACGAAGTAAGGTATGCCAAACAAGCACACCCACAAATCGAGGATTTAACCTAGGATCACCCGCCAAAGCAAAGTATCTTGTTCTCGTTGCGAAAGACTTTCTAAGGCAATGCAGTCTCTACACTGGCCAACACTAAACATTTGCCGTAAAATTCACATCTCCGTCCTTGTCTACAAATGTCTCAACAATCTGGTCCCAGTATATCTATCGAATTACTTTGTCAAAAATTATACTTATCACAGCTATAACACGAGAAGAAACTCTGACCTACTGCCACCTAAACCTTGGCTTActcttggcaaaaaaaaactttccgCTATACTGGTTTATAACACTGATTTATAACACCCTCACGAACGATACGAAATCTACTTCACTgactgttaaaaaaaaacggctGAAACTGGACATATATCaggaaataaatatttttttatatagacattagttagaaattttaaattaatttGTATTTTACCATGTAATTTTCAGATGTTAGGTTTTTTTAGTACTGTGTTTGTGTTTGTAAAAATTGTATGTATTGTTAAGCAGCGTAACCTGAATGGGCTAccctgcaaaaataaaattcaattcAATACTCTAATTTTCTTACAGCTTTTCAGGGAgtaacaaataataaaatactgtTTCTTGTTGGTGGCTTTATTGTACTTTTATTTCAGATTATTTCAAATCCGTATGTCGTTCAGGCATCAATTTCGCCAGATCCAGGCACCTCGGTTGGTGGTGGTTGCGTTGCTATGGCGACACACTGCCCCCATTTTTGCTGCACTTCTTGGCACTTGTACCCAGGCTTGCACGGACAAGTCTGTGGTCTTTGCTGGGAAATAAATACACTTCTCAGCTGGACCTATTTGGTTCTATATTTGGTCTCTGCGCAAATCCAAAATTATAATGTCCTTACAatggaaaaaatatatgaaatacATATTGAAAGCTGCAACTAGAgatttaaagaatgtcgatcacccCCTCCTTTGCTATTGGTGATTA encodes:
- the LOC5517390 gene encoding succinate-semialdehyde dehydrogenase, mitochondrial, with protein sequence MSRYRSTAMALFRSQSSLIRHKGYVGGKWLDGDSTFPVYNPATGEELGQVANMGAKEGELAVQEAYKAFQTWKKTTAKERSEKLRKWFQLILQHQNELAELLTTEQGKPLAESLGEVRYTASFAEWFAEEAKRVYGDIVPNPIPGRRLLVLKQPAGVAALWTPWNFPLGMITRKAAAALAAGCTVIIKPSEETPFCALALQQLAEEAGFPAGVINTIPCSRDRVNEVTDTVLKSDLVSKMSFTGSTATGKILMAKCVDTVKKMSLELGGNAPFIVFNSANIESAVKGALICKYRNTAQTCICANRIIVQDGIYDEFAKRFAEAVDQQLKIGNGMDAGTTQGPLINKMAVEKVERHVADALSKGAKLMRGGHRHPQGENFFEPTVLTDVSPDMLVCKEETFGPLAPLVRFKTEAEAVAIANSTQSGLAGYFYSQDLSQVWRVAEALEVGLVGVNESMISTEVAPFGGWKQSGLGIEGSRYGIHEYLETKYVCMGGIQEQP